Proteins found in one Macaca nemestrina isolate mMacNem1 chromosome 4, mMacNem.hap1, whole genome shotgun sequence genomic segment:
- the LOC105472758 gene encoding claudin-8 isoform X2, translating to MAFYPLQIAGLVLGFLGMVGTLATTLLPQWRVSAFVGSNIIVFERLWEGLWMNCIRQARARLQCKFYSSLLALPPVLETARALMCVAVALSLIALLIGICGMKQVQCTGSNERAKAYLLGTSGVLFILTGIFVLIPVSWTANVIIRDFYNPAVHIGQKRELGAALFLGWASAAVLFIGGGLLCGFCCCNRKKQRYRYPVPGHCVPHTDKRRNMKMPSNTSTSYV from the coding sequence ATGGCATTTTATCCCTTGCAAATTGCTGGGCTGGTTCTTGGGTTCCTTGGCATGGTGGGGACTCTTGCCACGACGCTTCTGCCTCAGTGGAGAGTATCAGCTTTTGTTGGCAGCAACATTATTGTCTTTGAGAGGCTCTGGGAAGGGCTCTGGATGAACTGCATCCGACAAGCCAGGGCCCGGTTGCAATGCAAGTTCTATAGTTCATTGTTGGCTCTTCCGCCTGTCCTGGAAACAGCCCGGGCACTCATGTGTGTGGCTGTTGCTCTCTCCTTGATCGCCCTACTTATTGGCATCTGTGGCATGAAGCAGGTCCAGTGCACGGGCTCTAATGAGAGGGCCAAAGCATATCTTCTGGGAACTTCAGGAGTCCTCTTCATCCTGACGGGCATCTTCGTTCTGATTCCGGTGAGCTGGACAGCCAATGTAATCATCAGAGATTTCTACAACCCAGCTGTCCACATAGGTCAGAAACGAGAGCTGGGAGCAGCACTTTTCCTTGGCTGGGCAAGCGCTGCTGTCCTCTTCATTGGAGGCGGTCTGCTTTGTGGATTTTGCTGCTGCAACAGAAAGAAGCAAAGGTACAGATATCCAGTGCCTGGCCACTGTGTGCCACACACAGATAAGCGAAGAAACATGAAAATGCCTAGTAATACCTCTACCAGTTATGTCTAA